The Lysobacter gummosus genome includes a region encoding these proteins:
- a CDS encoding OmpA family protein, producing MKIRMLSTALLAGLAFSQAASAQDFDDRWYVTGAVGMNIQDNDRGTRNAPFGAIGLGKFLNKNWSLDGELNYQNPKFDDNQDANWSQYGISLDLRRHFVTDGRNWNPYILMGLGYQRSEEEYLLPSVLSPGNRKDGNLAAKVGVGIQGDLGRVGIRTELAYRADFDDTSVAAPQEDWFGDVLASVGIVIPLGPEPVAAVAPAPVVEQGCADKDDDGDGVNNCDDKCPGSQAGQTIGPDGCPVPVSIDLKGVNFDFDKATLRPDSVAILNEAAEILKRNPSLRVEVAGHTDLCGKDAYNQKLSERRAKAVYDFLTSNGVDAGRLAGPIGYGESRPLESTPQTFPACKSEKNRRTELNAQN from the coding sequence ATGAAGATTCGTATGTTGAGCACCGCCCTGTTGGCGGGCTTGGCTTTCTCGCAGGCTGCCAGCGCGCAGGATTTCGACGACCGTTGGTACGTCACCGGCGCCGTCGGCATGAACATCCAGGACAACGACCGCGGCACCCGCAACGCTCCGTTCGGTGCGATCGGCCTGGGCAAGTTCCTGAACAAGAACTGGTCGCTCGACGGTGAGCTGAACTATCAGAACCCGAAGTTCGACGACAACCAGGACGCCAACTGGAGCCAGTACGGCATCTCGCTGGACCTGCGTCGTCACTTCGTGACCGACGGCCGCAACTGGAACCCCTACATCCTGATGGGCCTGGGCTATCAGCGTTCGGAAGAGGAATACCTGCTTCCGTCCGTGCTGTCGCCGGGCAACCGTAAGGACGGCAACCTCGCCGCCAAGGTCGGCGTGGGTATCCAGGGCGACCTGGGCCGCGTCGGCATCCGCACCGAGCTGGCCTACCGCGCCGACTTCGACGACACCAGCGTCGCTGCTCCGCAGGAAGACTGGTTCGGCGACGTGCTGGCTTCGGTCGGCATCGTGATCCCGCTGGGTCCGGAACCCGTCGCTGCCGTGGCTCCGGCCCCGGTTGTCGAGCAGGGTTGCGCCGACAAGGATGACGACGGCGACGGCGTCAACAACTGCGACGACAAGTGCCCCGGTTCGCAAGCTGGCCAGACCATCGGTCCGGACGGCTGCCCGGTGCCGGTCTCGATCGACCTGAAGGGCGTGAACTTCGATTTCGACAAGGCGACGCTGCGTCCGGATTCGGTGGCCATCCTCAACGAGGCCGCTGAGATCCTGAAGCGCAACCCGAGCCTGCGCGTCGAAGTCGCCGGTCACACCGACCTGTGCGGTAAGGATGCGTACAACCAGAAGCTGTCGGAGCGTCGCGCCAAGGCCGTGTACGACTTCCTGACCAGCAATGGCGTCGATGCTGGCCGTCTGGCCGGTCCGATCGGCTACGGCGAGAGCCGTCCGCTCGAGTCGACCCCGCAGACCTTCCCGGCCTGCAAGAGCGAAAAGAACCGCCGCACCGAGCTCAACGCTCAGAACTAA
- a CDS encoding pseudouridine synthase — MNKSPPRYGLARVLSKQGLCSRSEAAKWIAAGRVSVDGRIVRDAEFPIVQGRHRIRVDEQALDAAPRLYLMLNKPRGLVTTVQDERGRDTVYRCLDEARIDGAPLPWLAPVGRLDKASEGLLLFCNDPQWAARITDPELGPDKTYHVQIDAIPSPEQLAALHAGISADGELLRAKSATVLRSGEKNAWLRIVLDEGRNRQIRRLLAGFDLNVLRLIRVAIGELQLGELPKGQWRVLGDEDLQRLQ, encoded by the coding sequence TTGAACAAATCCCCGCCCCGATACGGCCTGGCCCGCGTGCTGTCCAAGCAAGGCCTGTGCTCGCGCAGCGAGGCGGCGAAGTGGATCGCGGCCGGGCGGGTGTCGGTGGACGGCCGGATCGTGCGCGACGCGGAATTCCCGATCGTGCAAGGCCGCCATCGCATCCGAGTGGATGAGCAGGCCCTGGACGCCGCACCGCGCCTGTACCTGATGTTGAACAAGCCGCGCGGCCTGGTCACCACCGTCCAGGACGAACGCGGCCGCGACACCGTATACCGCTGCCTGGACGAGGCCCGCATCGACGGCGCGCCGCTGCCGTGGCTGGCGCCGGTGGGGCGGCTCGACAAGGCCAGCGAAGGCCTGCTGCTGTTCTGCAACGACCCGCAATGGGCCGCGCGCATCACCGACCCCGAGCTCGGCCCGGACAAGACCTACCACGTCCAGATCGACGCGATCCCGAGCCCCGAACAACTGGCCGCGCTGCACGCCGGCATCAGCGCAGACGGCGAACTGCTGCGGGCCAAGTCCGCGACCGTGCTGCGCAGCGGCGAGAAGAACGCGTGGCTGCGGATCGTGCTCGATGAAGGCCGCAACCGGCAAATCCGGCGCCTGCTCGCCGGGTTCGACTTGAACGTGCTGCGGTTGATCCGGGTGGCGATTGGCGAGCTGCAGTTGGGCGAATTGCCGAAAGGGCAGTGGCGTGTGCTGGGCGATGAGGATTTGCAGCGCCTGCAATGA
- the kbl gene encoding glycine C-acetyltransferase, whose protein sequence is MSDATSLTQHYADTLDEIRAQGLFKSERIITSPQSAEITLEDGRTVLNFCANNYLGLADHPEVIQAAKDALDTHGFGMASVRFICGTQDLHKRLEKTISDFFGTQDTILYAACFDANGGLFEPLLGENDAIISDALNHASIIDGVRLCKAKRFRYANCDMADLEKQLQAADAAGCKTKLITSDGVFSMDGFIAPLDEITALAKKYGALVHIDECHATGFLGASGRGSAEVKGVMDKIDIFTGTLGKAMGGALGGFTTAKREVIELLRQRSRPYLFSNSLPPHVVAAGIKAFEMLSAAGDLREQLAQNTAYFREQMTKAGFDVKPGVHPISPVMLYDAPLAQKFASRLLEEGIYAIGFFFPVVPQGQARIRTQMSAAHTREHLDRAIAAFIKIGRELGVIKA, encoded by the coding sequence GTGTCCGACGCAACGAGCCTCACGCAACACTACGCCGACACCCTGGACGAAATCCGCGCCCAGGGCCTGTTCAAGTCCGAGCGCATCATCACCAGCCCGCAGTCGGCGGAAATCACGCTCGAAGACGGCCGCACCGTGCTGAACTTCTGCGCCAACAACTATCTGGGCCTGGCCGATCATCCCGAGGTGATCCAGGCGGCGAAAGACGCGCTCGACACGCACGGCTTCGGCATGGCTTCGGTGCGCTTCATCTGCGGCACGCAGGATCTGCACAAGCGGCTGGAAAAGACCATTTCGGATTTCTTCGGCACGCAAGACACGATTCTTTACGCGGCATGCTTCGACGCCAACGGCGGATTGTTCGAGCCGCTGCTGGGCGAGAACGACGCGATCATCTCCGACGCGCTCAACCACGCCTCGATCATCGACGGCGTGCGCCTGTGCAAGGCCAAGCGTTTCCGCTACGCCAACTGCGACATGGCCGATCTGGAAAAGCAGCTGCAGGCCGCCGACGCCGCCGGTTGCAAGACCAAGCTGATCACCAGCGACGGCGTGTTCTCGATGGACGGCTTCATCGCCCCGCTCGACGAAATCACCGCGCTGGCGAAAAAATACGGCGCGCTGGTGCATATCGACGAATGCCACGCCACCGGTTTCCTCGGCGCCAGCGGCCGCGGCTCGGCCGAGGTCAAGGGCGTGATGGACAAGATCGACATCTTCACCGGCACCCTCGGCAAGGCCATGGGCGGCGCGCTCGGCGGTTTCACCACAGCGAAGAGGGAAGTGATCGAGCTGCTGCGGCAGCGCTCGCGTCCGTACCTGTTCTCGAACTCGTTGCCGCCGCACGTGGTGGCCGCGGGCATCAAGGCGTTCGAGATGCTGTCGGCCGCTGGCGATCTGCGCGAGCAGTTGGCGCAGAACACCGCGTATTTTCGCGAGCAGATGACCAAGGCCGGCTTCGACGTGAAGCCCGGTGTGCACCCGATCAGCCCGGTGATGCTGTACGACGCGCCGCTGGCGCAGAAGTTCGCCTCGCGCCTGCTCGAAGAAGGCATCTACGCGATCGGCTTCTTCTTCCCGGTGGTGCCGCAGGGCCAGGCGCGCATCCGCACGCAGATGTCGGCGGCGCATACGCGCGAACACCTGGATCGCGCGATCGCGGCGTTCATCAAGATCGGGCGCGAGCTTGGGGTGATCAAGGCCTGA
- the tdh gene encoding L-threonine 3-dehydrogenase codes for MTQMMKALVKREAGKGIWLEEVPVPVPGPNEVLIKLEKTAICGTDLHIYLWDEWSQRTIKPGLVIGHEFVGRVVDLGPGVVGYRPGQRVSAEGHIVCGHCRNCRGGRQHLCPNTTGIGVNRNGAFAEYIVMPASNLWPIPDQIPSELAAFFDPYGNAAHCALEFDVVGEDVLITGAGPIGIIAAGICKHIGARNVVVTDVNDFRLKLAADMGATRVVNVANQSLKDVMADLHMEGFDVGLEMSGNPRAFNDMLDCMYHGGKIAMLGIMPKGAGADWDKIIFKGLTLHGIYGRKMYETWYKMTQLVLGGFPLGKVLTHQLPIDDFQKGFDLMEAGKAGKVVLSWN; via the coding sequence ATGACGCAAATGATGAAGGCCCTGGTCAAGCGCGAAGCCGGCAAGGGCATCTGGCTGGAAGAAGTGCCGGTGCCCGTGCCCGGCCCGAACGAAGTGCTGATCAAGCTGGAAAAGACCGCGATCTGCGGCACTGACCTGCACATCTACCTGTGGGACGAGTGGAGCCAGCGCACGATCAAGCCCGGCCTGGTGATCGGGCATGAATTCGTCGGCCGCGTCGTCGATCTCGGTCCCGGCGTGGTCGGTTACCGCCCCGGCCAGCGTGTCTCGGCCGAAGGCCACATCGTCTGCGGCCATTGCCGCAACTGCCGCGGCGGCCGCCAGCATCTGTGCCCCAACACCACCGGCATCGGCGTCAACCGCAACGGCGCCTTCGCCGAATACATCGTCATGCCGGCCAGCAACCTGTGGCCGATCCCGGACCAGATCCCGAGCGAGCTGGCCGCGTTCTTCGATCCCTACGGCAACGCCGCGCATTGCGCGCTGGAGTTCGACGTGGTCGGCGAGGACGTGCTGATCACCGGCGCCGGCCCCATCGGCATCATCGCCGCGGGCATCTGCAAGCACATCGGCGCGCGCAACGTGGTCGTCACCGACGTCAACGATTTCCGCCTGAAGCTGGCCGCCGACATGGGCGCCACGCGCGTGGTCAACGTCGCCAACCAGTCGCTCAAGGACGTGATGGCCGACCTGCACATGGAAGGCTTCGACGTCGGCCTGGAAATGAGCGGCAACCCGCGCGCGTTCAACGACATGCTCGACTGCATGTACCACGGCGGCAAGATCGCCATGCTCGGCATCATGCCCAAGGGCGCCGGCGCGGACTGGGACAAGATCATCTTCAAGGGCCTGACCCTGCACGGCATCTACGGCCGCAAGATGTACGAGACCTGGTACAAGATGACCCAGCTGGTGCTCGGCGGTTTCCCGCTCGGCAAGGTGCTGACCCATCAGCTGCCGATCGACGATTTCCAGAAAGGCTTCGACCTGATGGAAGCGGGCAAGGCGGGCAAGGTCGTGTTGAGCTGGAACTGA
- a CDS encoding S46 family peptidase: protein MRPRVLALSLALCATTAQADEGMWMPSQLPDIARQLRAAGFKGDPSDLAELTRAPMNAVVKVGGATGSFVSGEGLVLTNHHVAFGVIQYNSKPDRDLIGNGFVASDRAAELPANPDFRVLVTTGFDKVTDRILKDARGKHGRAYFDAVDAATKAVVAECEREAGYRCSVANMYYGTDFYLIRQLELRDIRLVYAPPNSIGNYGDEVDNFVWPRHSGDFTLLRAYVGKDGKPADYSPDNVPYTPPGHLQISTDPVREGDYAMLAGYPGVTFRHRMASEFAQQIQWQLPSRVALYGDMIKTIDAASASDAEAKVRYAAQVAGFKNTLKRAQGELDGLRRSDAVRVRGADEAAMLAWLDKQADAKAIRADIDAAQKVLDAGATMRDRDQLLSAIRGMPQLLNAALTVQRLAQERAKPDAQRESGYQQRDEALIAGKLKQVQRRYAPQVEKALLLELLSQYKALPKAARVTEFDRVFEGEDRASLQRGLDALYAGTKLGEETVRLQAMNQDAKQLQASDDSLLKAAAALLPAVLRIEEESKSREGELLRLRPAYMRALIAFRKSQGRAVYPDANSTLRVSFGAVSAMDPRDGVRYRPLTTVQGIVEKHTGVKPFDAPQALRDAIANGDFGSTVDAELKTQTVDFLTNLDTTGGNSGSPVLDANGKLIGLNFDSNWEAVSASWMFDPRYKRAIHVDMRYLRWLLAKVYPAPQLLREMKLPAQ, encoded by the coding sequence ATGCGCCCCCGTGTGTTAGCCCTGTCCCTGGCGCTGTGCGCCACCACCGCCCAGGCCGATGAAGGCATGTGGATGCCTTCGCAGTTGCCCGATATCGCGCGCCAACTGCGCGCGGCCGGGTTCAAGGGCGATCCGAGCGATCTGGCCGAACTCACGCGCGCGCCGATGAACGCGGTGGTCAAGGTCGGCGGCGCGACCGGTTCGTTCGTATCGGGCGAGGGCCTGGTGCTGACCAACCACCACGTCGCCTTCGGCGTGATCCAGTACAACTCCAAGCCCGATCGCGATCTGATCGGCAACGGTTTCGTCGCCTCCGACCGCGCCGCCGAGCTGCCGGCCAATCCGGATTTCCGCGTGCTGGTGACGACCGGTTTCGACAAGGTCACCGATCGCATCCTCAAGGACGCGCGCGGCAAGCACGGCCGCGCCTACTTCGACGCGGTGGACGCGGCGACCAAGGCGGTGGTGGCCGAGTGCGAACGCGAAGCCGGTTATCGCTGCAGCGTCGCCAACATGTACTACGGCACCGATTTCTATCTGATCCGCCAGTTGGAACTGCGCGATATCCGTCTGGTGTACGCGCCGCCCAACAGCATCGGCAACTACGGCGATGAGGTCGACAACTTCGTATGGCCGCGCCACAGCGGCGATTTCACCCTGCTGCGCGCCTACGTCGGCAAGGACGGCAAGCCGGCCGACTACTCGCCCGACAACGTGCCGTATACGCCGCCGGGGCATCTGCAGATTTCCACCGACCCGGTGCGCGAAGGCGATTACGCCATGCTGGCCGGCTATCCGGGCGTGACCTTCCGTCACCGCATGGCCTCGGAGTTCGCGCAGCAGATCCAATGGCAGCTGCCGTCGCGCGTGGCGCTGTACGGCGACATGATCAAGACCATCGACGCGGCCAGCGCGAGCGATGCCGAAGCCAAGGTGCGCTACGCCGCGCAGGTCGCCGGTTTCAAGAACACGCTCAAGCGCGCCCAGGGCGAACTCGACGGCCTGCGCCGCAGCGACGCGGTACGCGTGCGCGGCGCGGATGAGGCGGCGATGCTGGCGTGGCTGGACAAGCAGGCCGATGCGAAAGCGATCCGCGCCGACATCGACGCGGCCCAGAAGGTGTTAGATGCCGGCGCGACGATGCGCGATCGCGATCAACTGCTCAGCGCGATCCGCGGCATGCCGCAGTTGCTCAACGCCGCGCTGACCGTGCAGCGTCTGGCGCAGGAGCGCGCCAAGCCCGATGCGCAGCGCGAGTCGGGTTATCAGCAGCGCGACGAAGCGCTGATCGCCGGCAAGCTCAAGCAGGTGCAACGCCGCTACGCGCCGCAGGTGGAAAAGGCGCTGCTGCTGGAGCTGCTGAGCCAGTACAAGGCGCTGCCGAAAGCCGCGCGGGTGACCGAGTTCGACCGCGTGTTCGAAGGCGAGGATCGCGCCTCGTTGCAGCGCGGCCTGGATGCCTTGTACGCCGGCACCAAGCTCGGCGAGGAAACCGTGCGCCTGCAGGCGATGAACCAGGACGCGAAGCAATTGCAGGCCAGCGACGACAGCCTGCTCAAGGCCGCCGCCGCGCTGCTGCCGGCGGTGCTGCGGATCGAGGAGGAAAGCAAGAGCCGCGAAGGCGAGCTGTTGCGCCTGCGTCCGGCCTACATGCGCGCGCTGATCGCGTTCCGCAAATCGCAGGGCCGCGCGGTGTATCCCGACGCCAACTCGACCCTGCGCGTGAGCTTCGGCGCGGTCAGCGCCATGGACCCGCGCGACGGCGTGCGCTATCGCCCGCTGACCACGGTGCAGGGCATCGTCGAGAAACACACCGGCGTCAAACCCTTCGACGCGCCGCAGGCCTTGCGCGATGCGATCGCCAACGGCGATTTCGGCAGCACCGTCGATGCCGAGCTCAAGACCCAGACCGTCGATTTCCTGACCAACCTGGACACCACCGGCGGCAACTCCGGCTCGCCGGTGCTGGACGCCAACGGCAAGCTGATCGGCCTGAACTTCGACAGCAACTGGGAAGCGGTCAGCGCCAGCTGGATGTTCGATCCGCGCTACAAGCGCGCGATCCACGTCGATATGCGCTATCTGCGCTGGCTGCTGGCCAAGGTCTATCCGGCGCCGCAGCTGCTGCGGGAAATGAAGCTGCCGGCGCAGTGA
- a CDS encoding S46 family peptidase: MWVPQQLPEISAPLKKAGLKLNAKQLADLTGDPMGAVVSLGGCTASFVSPRGLVVTNHHCAYGAIQLNSTAQKNLMRDGFNAATPGEELSAGPASRIYVLDSIQDVTAQVKSAIDEVVEPIDRTHALETIEKRLIASCEAEAGYGCELYSFFGGATYRLFRRIEIKDVRLVYAPPGSVGNYGGEVDNWMWPRHTGDFSFYRAYVGKDGKPAEYSKDNVPYQPKRYLKLADKPLGEGDFVMVAGYPGRTSRYALASDFDATANWTYPTTSAHYKNLIALVEETAKKDPEIGVKYASSVRGWQNTMKNYDGQLEGFKRIGAAQKKRADEEAVLAWLRTRGAQGAPALAAHDKLVTLGESAIAHRQRDFVFGQLRRGGAISAASQLYRFALERDKPDAEREPGYQQRDLPSVKAWLEQMDRRYDPRMDRELQAYWLREYVKLPAGERVAELDRWLGGSDEKAIKRGLDKLAKTKLGSGKERLALLDASRASLDKSKDPAIQFAKALMPAALRLEQDAKIIEGETLTARPAYLQGVIDYRKSKKQSVYPDANSTLRITFGNVKAYTKLDGSKQAAFTKLEEVAAKATGQAPFDAPANLLEAIADKRYGGLADKRLKSVPVNFLSDLDITGGNSGSPVLDGEGKLVGLAFDGNWESVSSNWLFDPTMTRMISVDQRYMRWIMQEVSPAPQLLTELGVPAKK, encoded by the coding sequence ATGTGGGTGCCGCAGCAATTGCCGGAGATCTCCGCGCCGTTGAAGAAGGCCGGGCTCAAGCTCAACGCCAAGCAATTGGCCGACCTGACCGGCGACCCGATGGGCGCGGTGGTCTCGCTGGGCGGCTGCACCGCCAGCTTCGTGTCCCCGCGCGGCCTGGTGGTGACCAATCACCACTGCGCTTATGGCGCGATCCAGCTCAACTCGACCGCGCAGAAGAATCTGATGCGCGACGGCTTCAACGCCGCCACGCCCGGCGAAGAATTGTCTGCCGGTCCGGCCTCGCGCATCTATGTGCTCGATTCGATCCAGGATGTGACCGCGCAGGTCAAGAGCGCGATCGACGAAGTGGTCGAGCCGATCGACCGCACCCACGCGCTGGAGACGATCGAAAAGCGCCTGATCGCTTCGTGCGAAGCCGAGGCCGGTTACGGCTGCGAGCTGTACAGCTTCTTCGGCGGCGCCACCTACCGCTTGTTCCGCCGCATCGAGATCAAGGACGTGCGCCTGGTCTACGCGCCGCCCGGCAGCGTCGGCAACTACGGCGGCGAAGTGGACAACTGGATGTGGCCGCGCCACACCGGCGACTTCTCGTTCTACCGCGCCTACGTCGGCAAGGACGGCAAGCCGGCCGAGTATTCCAAGGACAACGTCCCGTATCAGCCCAAGCGTTACCTCAAGCTCGCCGACAAGCCGCTGGGCGAGGGCGACTTCGTGATGGTCGCCGGTTACCCGGGCCGCACCAGCCGCTACGCGCTGGCCAGCGACTTCGACGCCACCGCGAACTGGACCTATCCGACCACCTCCGCGCACTACAAGAACCTGATCGCGCTGGTCGAGGAAACCGCGAAGAAAGACCCGGAAATCGGCGTGAAGTACGCCAGTTCCGTGCGCGGCTGGCAGAACACGATGAAGAACTACGACGGCCAGCTGGAAGGCTTCAAGCGCATCGGCGCGGCGCAGAAGAAGCGCGCCGACGAAGAAGCCGTGCTCGCCTGGCTGCGCACGCGCGGCGCTCAGGGTGCGCCGGCGCTGGCCGCGCACGACAAGCTGGTGACGCTCGGCGAAAGCGCCATCGCCCATCGCCAGCGCGATTTCGTCTTCGGCCAGTTGCGCCGGGGCGGCGCGATCTCGGCGGCGAGCCAGCTGTATCGCTTCGCGCTGGAGCGCGACAAGCCCGATGCCGAGCGCGAGCCCGGTTATCAGCAGCGCGATCTGCCCTCGGTCAAGGCCTGGCTGGAGCAGATGGACCGCCGCTACGACCCGCGCATGGACCGTGAGCTGCAGGCGTACTGGCTGCGCGAATACGTGAAGCTGCCGGCCGGCGAGCGCGTGGCCGAACTCGATCGTTGGCTCGGCGGTTCCGACGAGAAGGCGATCAAGCGCGGCCTGGACAAGCTGGCCAAGACCAAGCTGGGCAGCGGCAAGGAACGTCTGGCCCTGCTCGACGCCAGCCGCGCCAGCCTGGACAAGAGCAAGGACCCGGCGATCCAGTTCGCCAAGGCGCTGATGCCGGCGGCGCTGCGCCTGGAGCAGGACGCGAAGATCATCGAGGGCGAGACCCTGACCGCGCGTCCAGCGTATCTGCAGGGCGTGATCGACTACCGCAAGAGCAAGAAGCAGTCGGTGTACCCGGATGCGAACTCGACCTTGCGCATCACCTTCGGCAACGTCAAGGCCTACACCAAGCTCGACGGCAGCAAGCAGGCCGCCTTCACCAAGCTGGAAGAAGTCGCGGCCAAGGCCACCGGCCAAGCGCCGTTCGACGCGCCCGCCAACTTGCTGGAAGCCATCGCCGACAAGCGTTACGGCGGCCTGGCCGACAAGCGCTTGAAGTCGGTGCCGGTGAATTTCCTTTCGGACCTGGACATCACCGGCGGCAACTCCGGCTCGCCCGTGCTCGACGGCGAAGGCAAGCTGGTGGGCCTGGCGTTCGACGGCAACTGGGAGTCGGTGAGCTCGAACTGGCTGTTCGATCCGACCATGACCCGCATGATCTCGGTCGATCAGCGCTACATGCGCTGGATCATGCAGGAAGTGTCCCCGGCGCCGCAGCTGCTGACCGAACTGGGCGTGCCGGCGAAGAAGTAA
- a CDS encoding S46 family peptidase: MWTPQQLPELASQLKQSGARATPKQLAQWADPKGDPLGAVVPLGGCTASFVSPKGLLLTNHHCALGAIGLNSTPQRNLSRDGFKSGTNNEEVSAGPNARIFVLDSVQDVTARVQAALNGAADPLARIAALDALERQLVGDCEKQSDYGCRLYSYSGGNRYELQRSLEIRDLRLVYAPPEAIGNFGGESENWLWPRHSGDFAFYRAYVGKDGKPAPYAIDNVPYQPKRWLKIADKPLGAGDFIMLAGFPSLTNRYAMADDFQANAEWTYPTVAAHYKRLAALIDAESRKNPQIASKYASTLRGWQGAAKNYESQIESIRRAGTTQIKRNEETELLQWLRGKGATGQSALAAHARLVELGQQAREQRDRDLVLGQLSATGSLAAASQLYRSAIERSKPDAQRENGYRDRDRAAFENGLKQMDRRTDPRMDRQLQNYWLHEYVKLPKEHRVAAIDAWLEGDDEKSIKRALDRIAKSRLNNPEQRANWLKTDRAGFEQGKDASKDGAISFAVAIMPTLLQMEQEIRGRAGETLLVRPVYLKALADFRKSVGKLAYPDANGSLRVSYGTVTPYTKDNGVRQLPFTRVDEIAARSTGTAPFNAPQALLDAVAAKRYSVALLDKRLESVPVNFLADLDISGGNSGSPVLDGQGKLAGIAFDNNWESVSSSWLFDPAATRTISVDQRYMRWILQEVFPAPRLLAEMGVPASAK; this comes from the coding sequence ATGTGGACACCCCAGCAATTGCCGGAACTGGCGTCCCAGCTCAAGCAATCGGGCGCGCGCGCCACGCCCAAGCAACTGGCGCAATGGGCCGATCCGAAAGGCGATCCGCTCGGCGCGGTGGTGCCGCTGGGCGGTTGCACCGCCAGCTTCGTCTCGCCCAAGGGCCTGCTGCTGACCAACCACCATTGCGCGCTCGGCGCGATCGGGCTCAATTCCACCCCGCAACGCAATCTCTCGCGCGACGGCTTCAAGAGCGGCACCAACAACGAAGAAGTCTCGGCCGGCCCGAACGCGCGCATCTTCGTGCTCGACTCGGTCCAGGACGTCACCGCCAGGGTGCAGGCGGCGCTGAACGGCGCCGCCGATCCGTTGGCGCGGATCGCCGCGCTGGACGCCTTGGAGCGGCAGTTGGTCGGCGATTGCGAAAAACAATCCGACTACGGCTGCCGCCTGTACAGCTACTCCGGCGGCAACCGCTACGAATTGCAGCGCAGCCTGGAAATCCGCGATCTGCGCCTGGTCTACGCGCCGCCGGAAGCGATCGGCAATTTCGGCGGCGAAAGCGAAAACTGGCTGTGGCCGCGCCACAGCGGCGATTTCGCTTTCTACCGCGCCTACGTCGGCAAGGACGGCAAGCCTGCGCCGTATGCGATCGACAACGTGCCGTATCAGCCAAAGCGCTGGCTCAAGATCGCCGACAAGCCGCTGGGCGCGGGCGACTTCATCATGCTCGCCGGCTTTCCTTCGCTGACCAACCGCTACGCGATGGCCGACGATTTCCAGGCCAACGCCGAGTGGACGTATCCCACCGTCGCCGCGCACTACAAGCGCCTGGCCGCGCTGATCGACGCGGAAAGCCGCAAGAATCCGCAGATCGCGAGCAAGTACGCCTCCACCCTGCGCGGTTGGCAGGGCGCGGCGAAGAACTACGAAAGCCAGATCGAGAGCATCCGCCGCGCCGGCACCACGCAGATCAAGCGCAACGAAGAAACCGAGCTGCTGCAATGGCTGCGCGGCAAGGGCGCCACCGGCCAGTCCGCGCTGGCCGCGCACGCGCGATTGGTCGAACTGGGCCAGCAGGCGCGCGAGCAACGCGATCGCGATCTGGTCCTGGGCCAGTTGTCGGCGACCGGTTCGCTCGCCGCGGCTTCGCAGTTGTATCGCTCGGCGATCGAACGCTCCAAGCCCGATGCGCAGCGCGAAAACGGCTATCGCGACCGCGACCGCGCCGCCTTCGAAAACGGCCTCAAGCAGATGGACCGGCGCACCGATCCGCGCATGGACCGGCAGTTGCAGAATTACTGGCTGCACGAATACGTCAAGCTGCCGAAAGAACATCGCGTCGCCGCGATCGACGCCTGGCTGGAAGGCGACGACGAAAAATCGATCAAGCGCGCGCTGGACCGCATCGCCAAGTCGCGCTTGAACAATCCCGAGCAGCGCGCCAACTGGCTCAAGACCGACCGCGCCGGATTCGAGCAGGGCAAGGACGCGAGCAAGGACGGCGCGATTTCCTTCGCGGTCGCGATCATGCCGACCTTGCTGCAGATGGAGCAGGAAATCCGCGGCCGCGCCGGCGAGACACTGCTGGTGCGGCCGGTGTACCTCAAGGCGCTGGCGGATTTCCGCAAGAGCGTGGGCAAGCTCGCCTATCCCGATGCCAACGGTTCCTTGCGCGTCAGCTACGGCACCGTCACCCCGTACACCAAGGACAACGGCGTGCGCCAACTGCCGTTCACCCGCGTCGATGAAATCGCCGCGCGCAGCACCGGCACCGCGCCGTTCAATGCGCCGCAGGCCTTGCTCGATGCGGTCGCGGCCAAGCGCTACAGCGTGGCGCTGCTCGACAAGCGGCTCGAATCGGTGCCGGTGAATTTTCTTGCCGACCTGGACATCAGCGGCGGCAATTCCGGATCGCCGGTGCTGGACGGGCAGGGCAAGCTGGCCGGCATCGCCTTCGACAACAACTGGGAATCGGTGAGTTCCAGCTGGCTGTTCGATCCGGCCGCGACCCGCACGATCTCGGTCGATCAGCGCTACATGCGCTGGATCCTGCAGGAAGTGTTTCCGGCGCCGCGATTGCTGGCGGAGATGGGTGTGCCGGCTTCGGCGAAGTGA
- a CDS encoding DUF6289 family protein, whose translation MRKSFAIGIGLAAALVATVALARPPGPDEIGEFYFYYDAAGNVVGSAELSCDGVLTESGVRTAKYSSGHMICPPPRD comes from the coding sequence ATGCGTAAGTCTTTCGCCATCGGTATCGGCCTCGCCGCCGCCCTCGTCGCCACCGTCGCCCTCGCCCGTCCGCCGGGCCCGGATGAAATCGGCGAGTTTTATTTCTATTACGACGCCGCCGGCAATGTCGTCGGCTCGGCCGAGCTGAGCTGCGACGGCGTGCTCACCGAATCGGGTGTGCGCACCGCCAAGTACAGCTCGGGCCACATGATCTGTCCGCCGCCGCGCGACTGA
- a CDS encoding DUF6289 family protein: protein MRKKLALALGLAAIAAVGAAVAAIGPTGPGQIYTYYDANGSVVGQSSIHCDGTPEFWGKATKDYGVGYYICDPEP, encoded by the coding sequence ATGCGTAAGAAACTCGCTCTGGCGCTCGGCTTGGCGGCGATCGCCGCGGTCGGCGCCGCGGTCGCCGCGATCGGTCCCACCGGTCCGGGCCAGATCTACACGTACTACGACGCCAACGGTTCGGTGGTCGGACAATCCTCCATCCACTGCGACGGCACGCCCGAGTTCTGGGGCAAGGCAACCAAGGATTACGGCGTCGGCTACTACATCTGCGATCCGGAACCGTGA